Within Streptomyces sp. NBC_00704, the genomic segment CAGGAGCGGGGCCGGAGCCAGTCCCGGGTCGCGGAACTCGCGGTGCAGGACCTTCTCGATCGCGAGCGAGACGTCGAGTCCGACGACGTCCAGCAGCTCGAAGGGGCCCATCGGGTAGCCGCCGCCCAGCTTCATCGCCGCGTCGATGTCGTCGAGGGTCGCGTAGTGCTCCTGCACCATCTTGATCGCGTTGTTCAGGTACGGGAAGAGGAGCGCGTTCACGATGAAGCCCGCGCGGTCCCCGCAGTCGACGGCGTGCTTCTTGATCCGCGCGCACACCTCGCGGACCGTGGCGTGGACGTCCTCGGCCGTGAGCACCGTGCGGACCACCTCGACCAGCTTCATCGCCGGGGCCGGGTTGAAGAAGTGCATGCCGATCACGTCCTGCGGGCGCGAGGTGGCGCGGGCGCAGGCGACGACCGGCAGCGAGGAGGTCGTCGTGGCGAGGACCGCACCGGGCTTGCAGACCTTGTCCAGGGTCGCGAACAGCTGCTGCTTGACCTCCAGGTCCTCGGCGACCGCCTCCAGGGCGAGGTCGACGTCGGCGAAGGCGTCGTAGGAGCCGGCCGGGGTGATCCGGTCCAGGATCCGCGCGGCGGCCTCGGCGGTCAGCCGGCCCTTGTCGACCGAGCGGGACAGCGACTTGCCGATCCGGGCCTTGGCGGTCTGCGCCTTCTCCTCGCTGCGGGCGGCGAGGACGACGTCGTAGCCGGCCTTGGCGAAGACCTCGGCGATGCCCGAGGCCATGGTGCCCGAGCCCGCGACCCCGACCGAGGAGACCTCGCGGCCCGCGGCGCCGGTCCCGCCGGACGACGGCGTCAGCGCGTCCGGGACGACCGTCGCGCTGCCGGGGGAGTCGTAGGTGTAGAAGCCGCGGCCCGACTTGCGGCCCGTCAGGCCGGCCTCGCTGAGCTGCTTGAGGAGGGGGGCGGGCGCGTGCAGCCGGTCGTGGGACTCGGCGTACATGGCCTCCAGGACCGTGCGGGCGGTGTCCACGCCGATCAGGTCCAGCAGGGCGAGCGGGCCCATCGGCAGTCCGCAGCCCAGCCGCATCGCGGCGTCGATGTCCTCCCGGGAGGCGTAGCGGGCCTCGTACATCGCGGCCGCCTGGTTGAGGTAGCCGAACAGCAGGCCGTCGGCGACGAAGCCGGGACGGTCGCCCACCGCGACGGGCTCCTTGCCGAGGTCGACGGCCAGCTCGGTGACGGCGGTGACGGCGGCCGGCGCGGTCAGCACCGAGGAGACCACCTCGACCAGCTTCATCGCCGGCGCCGGGTTGAAGAAGTGCAGGCCCAACACCCGCTCCGGGCGGGCGGATTCGGCGGCGAGACGGGTGACCGAGAGCGCGTTGGTCCCGGTGGCCAGGATGGTCTCGGGCCGCACGACCGAGTCCAGCTCACGGAAGATCTGCTGCTTGATCTCGTACGACTCGGGCGCCACCTCGATCACGAGGTCGGCGTCGGCGGCCGTGCGCAGGTCGGTGGAGACGCGGACGCGGGCCAGGACGGCGGTGCGCTCCTGCTCGGTGAGCCGCCCGCGCTGCACGGCGCGGGCGGTGGACGTCTCCAGCGCGGCGACGGACCGCGCGGCCTGGGCCTCGCTGACGTCGACGCCGATCACCTCACGGCCGGCCTTGGCGAGGACCTCGGCGATGCCGGTGCCCATGGTGCCGAGGCCGATGACGGCGATCGTCCGGAGCGGGGACAGAGGGGTGTCGGACAGGGGAGTGGCCATCGCGGACTCCAGGAAGAGGGTGACGACTGAGGAACGCGCCCCGGTACGCCCGAGGGACCTCTGCGAGGCCCGGGCGCACCGGGTGCACGGAAAAGCGATGCGGGTGTTGTCGCCGGGCTGCGAGCGCACACGCCCGGTGCCGTCGCCGAGGGCGTGCACACGCCCGGGGTCGAACGGCGGATCCGACCGGCCCTGTCCCGTGGCCGGGTCGTACAGCGGTACACGTGGTACCGAACCGACGTCTCGCGGCGACTGCGTCACCAGGCCGCCACGAGGAGATGCGAGTGGGTGTCTCGCTCGTATGAGCTTAACCGGTGGGTAACGAGCGCGCCAGCCCTCTTTCGCCGATCCGTTCTGTGATGTGTCCCGCACCGGTCCCCCCTCGGACGCCGGGGCGGCCCCGCTCTCGGCCCCGCCGCGGGGGCAGGAGCGGATACGACGCCACGCAGACGCCGATCCCGGCCATGCCCCGAGCCCAGTCCGCCGTGGACGCCGGCCCGGGCGGGGCGGGCGGGCAGCCGCCGCACGGCCGCGCCGACGGCGGCGAGGCGGCCGGGGGCGACGAGGCGGTCGCCGGCCAGGCCTGGATGACCGTGCGCAGGGCGAGGAGCCGGCGGCGTCGCGTCCGGGCGTCGCATGTCCGGTGCGCGGGGCCGTTCTCCGCGGGGGTGCCGTGAGTCGCCGTCGTCGTGCCGTCTTCCGGTCTCGGGCGGGAGACGGGTGCCGCGGGGGAGGGCCGGCCTGCCGCGCGGTCTTTCCCGGCGCGGGGGCGGCACGGGCCGTGCGCCCGGTCGTGCTCCCGTGCGCCGCCGCGCGGCGTGCGCCGCCGGAGCCTGTCCTAGGCTCGGCGCATGGACGAAGAGTTGCGATCCCTCACGGAGCGCTTACGGCGCGAGTCCGGCGCGACGGCCGCGTACGAGCGGCTGGCGGGCGCCGCGGGCCCCGACGAACTGGCAGACGTTCTCACCGCGCCCGGACAGCCCCTGTGGGCCAGGGAGCTGGCCGCGTTCCGGCTCGGACTCGCGGGGGACCGGCGGGCGTTCGAGACGCTCGTCCTGCTGCTCAATCACCGCGATCCCGCGCGCTGCGCCTCCGCCGCCCACGCCCTCGCCCGCCTCGGCGACCCCCGCACCGCCCGCGCCGCGGCCGCCCTGGCCACCAACGAACTGCGCGTCGCCTACGCCCTGCACCCCGTCCGGCTGCTCGTGGAGCTGCGCGCACCCGAGTCGGTGCCCGCGCTGATCACGACGCTTCAGCGGCGGCTGCGGCCGCACGACCCCTACCGGCGGGTGGCCCTCGCCTGCGTCGACGGGCTGGGCGCGCTGGGCGACCGCCGGGCCCGCCCGGTGCTCAACGACGCACTGGCCCACCCGGTGCTCGCGCAGGCGGCCGTGCACGCCCTCGCGCGGATCCCCCGCCAGCGCTGACGGCACCTCAGACGACGGTCGCCAAGGGCCCCTTCAGGGGCAGACCGCCCCCGTGGCGCACCTCCGGCACGGCGACGCCCGCCACCACGAAGGACTCCTCGGCGCCGTCCGCGGGAAGCCCGGCGCGTGCGTAGAAGCGGCGGGCCGCGACGTTGTCCCTGAGCACCCACAGCCGCATCGCCGGGTGCCCCAGCGCCTCGGCCCGCCGCGCGGCCGCCCCGAGGAGCGCGCGTCCGACACCGGTGCCGAGGTGCTCGACGGCCGCGTAGAGGGCGTACAACTCGGCGTCCGGTGTGAGGACTTCGCCGTCCCGGTAGGGGCCGAGGGCCGCCCAGCCCACCACCGCCCCGGCACGCTCGGCGACCAGGTTCACCACGCCGGGCCCGCCCTGTCCGAAGCCCGCCCGGCGCCGCTCGGCGTCCTCGGCGACGCTCAGCGCGTCCAGGTACGTCTGCGGCATCAGGCCGCGGTAGGCCCGCTGCCAGCCGCGCACGCGGATCTCCGAGACCCGCCCGACGTCCGCGAACGTCATCTCGCGCACCGCCGGGGCCGTCGGCGACGTCATGCACCCTGCACCGCGAACGCCCCGGTCACCCTCGGGAACTCCGGGCGGACCGGCGCGGCGACCCGCACGGCGGAGGCGGCCGACCGGCCGGCCACGGCCACGAGTCGGCCCGTGGCCGTCACCACCTGCGGGTACCGGGTCGCGGGGACGGCGCCGTCGGGGACGGTCGTCCTGGTCGGTTCGCTCATGCGCCCATGGTGGACCACGGCCCGACGACGCCCCGGCCCCGGCCCGCCCGACGCCCCCTGCCCCGCCTCACCCGGGTGTCTCCGGTGGCGCCCCCGGGGGCCGGTCAGCCGCGGAAGCCCAGGAGGCCGTGCAGCGTGGTGCCGTGGGCCGAGCGCTGGGCGACCTTCGAGTCCAGCGGCTCGGGGTCGGGCTGCGCCGGGCAGACCGCGTCCGCCTCACCGCTCCCGCGCGGCACCACGCCGTCGGCCAGGTATGCCGCCAGGTGCTTGTCCAGGCAGGCGTTCCCGCTGAGCGTGATGCCGTGGTTCTGCCCGCCCTCCTCGACCACCAGGCTGGAGCCCCGCAGCAGAGCGTGGACCGTCGCACCGCCCTCGAACGGGGTCGCCGCGTCGTTCGTCGCCTGGAACAGCAGGACCGGCGGCAGGTCCCCGTTGACGACGTTCGGCGCGGTCTGCGGCCGGGTCGGCCAGAACGCGCACGGCGCGTTGTACCAGGCGTTGTTCCACGTCATGAAGGGCGCCTTGGCGTGCACCGACCAGTTGTCGGAGCGCCACTCGTCCCAGTCTCCGGGCCAGGAGGAGTCCCGGCACTGCACCGCGGTGTAGACGCTGTAGCCGTTGTCGCCCGCGGCGTCGACCGCGGCGAAGTTCTCGTACGCCTCGACCAGCGGGGCGGTGTTCGCGGCGTTCACGTAGGCCGCGAACGCCTCGGCGAGGTGGGGCCAGTAGCCGTTGTAGTAGCCGCCGGGCATGAACGTGTCCTCCAGCTCGGAGGCGCCCACCTTGCCGCCGGCCGGCTCCTTCCCCAGCGCCGCCCGCATCGCGTACCACTTCGCCTCGACCCGCTCCGGGTCGGCGCCCAGCTTGTAGGCCTTGTCGTGCCGGGCGATCCACGCCATCAGGGCGCGGTGGCGGTCGTTGAAGGCGAGGTCCTGGGTGAGGTTGTCCTCGTACCAGACGCCGGTCGGGTCCACGATCGAGTCCAGGACCAGGCGCCGCACCCGCTGCGGGTAGAGCTTGGCGTACACCGCACCGAGGTAGGTGCCGTACGAGTAGCCGAAGTAGTTGAGCCGCTCGGCGCCGACCGCGGCGCGGATCGCGTCCATGTCCCGGACGGCGTCGATCGTGTCGATGTACGGCAGGACGTCGGCGTACTTCTTGCCGCAGGCCTCGGCGAAGGAGCGGGCGCGCTGGAGGCCGGCCCGCTCGATCGCCTCGGTGAGCGGCACGGAGTCCGGGCGGACGGGGGCGAAGTGACCCGGCCGGCAGTTCAGGGCGGGCGTGCTCCTGCCGACCCCGCGCGGGTCGAAGCCGATCACGTCGTACTGCGCCGCGACCGCCTTGGGCAGCGCCGAGGCGACGAACCCGGCGAGGCTCAGCCCCTGGCCGCCCGGTCCGCCCGGGTTGACCAGCAGCGGGCCCTGGTACGTCTTCGCGGTGTGCGGCACACGGGACAGCGCCAGCGTGATCTGCCGCCCGTCCGGCCGGGTGTGGTCGAGCGGCACCTTCAGCGACGCGCACTGCAGGGCAGGCCGGTCGGCGATGCCGCAGCTCTTCCAGGCGGGCTTCGCGGCGGAGCCGGAACCGGAGAAGGGGGCGGAGACGGGGGAGGCGGGGTGTGACGGGCTCGCGCCGGCGGGCACGGCCGTGACCGTCCCGGCCACGACTGCGGCGGCGGCGCACAGCACGGCTGCGCGTGTGTTCATGGACTGCTCCCGGGACGAAAGGGGCCGGCGAAGGCGGACCGCGCAGGTCACGGCCCTTGCCGGATCGTCCCGGAAAGATCGTCAGGAAATACCTGTTCTGCGGCTTATTGACCCGTTCGAGTACCCGGATGCGCGCACACGACCTAGAGCAGCGTGAGCTGGGTGGGCCCGGGTGCGGCGGGGGCCTCGGCCGGGGCGGGCGGGCGGATCCGGCGCGGTGTCCCCGTGCGCGTGGGGCCGATGCCGTACTCCTCGGCCAGCTCGTGCACCTGACGGGTGATCCGGCGCTGGTACCACTTCGGGGCGTAGGCGCCGTCCGCGTACAGCCGCTCGTAACGGCGCACCAGGTGGGGGTGGTGCTGTCCGAGCCAGGCCATGAACCACTCGCGGGCGCCGGGGCGCAGATGCAGGGCGAGCGGGGTGACCGAGGTGGCCCCGGCGGCCGCGATCGCCCGGACGGTGGCGCGCAGTTGAGCCGGTTCGTCGCCCAGGAACGGGATCACCGGCGCCATCAGCACCCCGCAGCCGATGCCGTGGTCGGTGAGGGTGCGCACCACGTCCAGCCGGCGCTGCGGCGCGGGAGTGCCCGGCTCCACGGTGCGCCACAGGTCGGTGTCGGTGAAGCCCACGGAGACCGAGACCCCGACGTCGGTCACCTCGGCGGACTGCCGCAACAGGTCGAGGTCGCGCAGGATCAGGGTGCCCTTGGTGAGGATGGAGAAGGGGTTGGCCCGGTCGCGCAGGGCCGACAGGATGCCCGGCATCAGCCGGTAGCGGCCCTCCGCGCGCTGGTAGCAGTCGACGTTCGTGCCCATCGCGACGTGTTCGCCCGTCCAGCGGGGCGAGGCCAGCTGGCGGCGCAGCACGTCCGGCGCGTTCACCTTGACGACGATCTGGGTGTCGAAGCCGATCCCGGTGTCGAGGTCGAGATAGCTGTGCGTGCGGCGGGCGAAGCAGTAGACGCACGCGTGCGTGCAGCCGCGGTAGGGGTTCACCGTCCACTCGAACGGCATCCGGGAGGCGCCCGGCACCCGGTTGAGGACCGACCGGGCGCGGACCTCGTGGAAGGTGATGCCGGCGAACTCGGGCGTGTCGAACGTCCTGGTCGTGACCGTGTCCGCGCCGAACAGCGCGGCGTCCGCCGGCCGGTCGTGGCGGGTCTCCACGGCGAGGTTCTCCCAGCGCATGACGCCTCCTCGGTTGCACTGCCCCCACAATAGAACATCTGTTCCCATGATCGTGCGGCGGACCTTTCCCGACCGGTTTGCGATCGGCCCGCGATCGCTTCGCGGGCCCCGATTTGGGCGGCCGAGGACCGGGGTGGTTGGCTTGCCCCGAACCTGAGGCACCCCTGAGCACTACTGAGCACCCCTGAGCAACCCTGAGCAACACGGACCTGGAGGAACCCCATGGCGCAGGTCGAGGCCACCACCGAGCGGGTCGTCGCGGCGGACCCGGACAAGGTGTTCGACACGATCGCCGACTACAGCGGCACGCGCGGGAAGCTGCTGACCGAGCACTTCAGCGAGTACGAGGTGCGCGAGGGCGGCGACGGCGAGGGCACCCTCGTCCACTGGAAGCTCCAGGCCACCAGCAAGCGCGTGCGCGACTGCCTCCTGGAGGTCTCCGAACCGGCCGACGGCGAACTCGTGGAGAAGGACCGCAACTCCTCGATGGTCACGGTCTGGCGTGTCACCCCGGCCGGCGAGGGCGCGTCCCGCGTCGTCGTCACCACCACGTGGAACGGCGCCGGCGGCATCGGCGGCTTCTTCGAGAAGACCTTCGCCCCCAAGGGCCTCGGCCGGATCTACGACGCCGTCCTCGCCAACCTCGCCGCCGAGGTCGAGAAGTAGCCCGACGCCCCGCGTTCCCCGGTGCGTTGAACACCGTCACCGGATCGAGTGGTTCCCCCTCGTGACCGGGACGGCGCCGTAACCCGTCGCACTCGCCCGTGGTTGTCGCTTGACGCGACGACCGTGTGGCGGGTGCGACGAGGGGAACGGCTGATGGGCGCAACCACTCCGCTGAAGGACGAGCCGGTCACGGCGACTCCCGCGAACCTCGTCCACGGCACGGTGCGGCGCCCGGACGGAAGCGCCGTGCCCCGCGCGGCGCTCACCCTCGTCGACGCGGGCGGCGTGCAGACCGGCCGGGGCGCCAGCGGCGAGAACGGGCGCTACGCACTGCCCGCCCCCGACCGCGGCACGTACGTCCTGATCGCCGCGGCGGGCGGTCACCAGCCCCGGGCCGTGTCCGTCACCGTCGGCGAGCACCCCGTCGAACTCGACATCGTCCTCGGCGGGGCCGGCCGGCTCACGGGCAGCGTCGTCACCGCCGGCGGCGACCCCGTGCCGGACGCCGCCGTCGCCCTCACCGACGCGCGCGGCGAGGTCGTCGCCTCCGCCCGCACCGGCCGCGACGGCGGCTACCTCCTCGCCGGGCTCGTCGCCGGGGACTACACGCTCGCCGCCGGCGCCCCCGCCCACCGCCCGGCCGCCGTGCCGGTCACCGTCCAGGCCGCCCGCGAGACCCGCCGGGACGTCGAACTCGCCGGCGGCGCACTGCTGCGCGGCACGGTTCGGGCCACCGGCGGAGGGGCGGTCGAGGACGCGCGCGTCACCCTGCTCGACGCGGCGGGCAACGTCGTCGCCACCCTCACCACCGGAGCCGACGGCACGTTCCGGTTCGGCGATCTGTCCTGCGGCGAGTACACCGTCATCGCCGCCGGCTACCCGCCGGCCGCCACCGTCGTGCGGGTCGCCGGAGGCGGCCGCACGGAGCGCGACCTGCGGCTCGGCCACGAGGACTGACGGCGCGCGGGCGCGGGCGAAACGAAGGGCGTACCCCGGCGCACCGCGCTGAAACCAATTCCAGGATTGACGCCCGCGCCGAGCGGCGTGCGCCGTACGGTGGGGTCGGCGGGACAGATCTTGCACAGCTCTGGGGAGAGAGGGCCTGCGCCATGGACCGTGGCACCGAGAGGGACGCACCTCCCCGCCGCGGAACCGCGAGCGAGGCGACGGACGGGCCGGAACGGGGATCGACGCGTCCCGAGGGCGGGGACGCACCCGCCGGCGTCGGGCGCGTCCCCCTCGCCGTGGTCGTCGTGGACCGCGAGGGCCTGGTCTCCCACTGGAGCGCGGGCGCACGCCGGCTGTTCGGCGTAGCCAAGGACGAGGCGATCGGGCAGCCCGCCATCGACCTGCTCCCCGTCTCCGGCGCGCTCCCCGACCCCGACGACGACTTCGCCGACCTCGCCGACGACCCCTACGGCGAGTACACCGCCGCCGACGGCGTGGGGCCGGGCCTGGACTCCTCCCTCGGCCGCGGGCTCGGCTACCCGGCCGCCGGCCGGGCCCGGCTGACGGTGCCCGCCCCCGACGCCGGCCACACGCGCGCCGACGTGCTGTGGTGGGCCTACCCGCTGGTCGGGCCGGGCACGGAGCGGCTGCTGGTGCTGGCCGCCGACGCGACCGCCCTGCGCCCCGAGGAGCCCGCGAACCCCTCGGCCGTCGAACGCATCGCCCCCGGCTTCGCCCTGCACACCGACTTCCCCGGCGCCGAGGACCTCGCCCGCAGACTGCCCGAGATCCTGCCCAGCATGAGCGTCGGCGAAAGCGCCCGCATCGTCGCGCAGGTCCTCGAACTCGGCTATCCCGTCATGGAGTTCAGTCAGAACGACCGGGTGCCCGTGACCCCCGACTGGGGCGTGGCCCGGCGCGTCGAACGCCGGGCCCGCCAAGCGCGCGCCGCCCGCGCCGCCGCCGAAGGGCTCCCGATACCGCAGGACCCGGCCGACGAGGGCGAGGATCTCGAACACGCCGCCGTCCGTGAACGGCTGGAGTTCCTCAACGAGGTCAGCGGGAGGATCGGCACCTCCCTCGACCTGTCCCGCACCATCGTCGAGGTCAGCCGGGCCGTCGTCCCGCGCTTCACCGACGTCGCCGGCACGTATCTGCGCGAACAGGTCGTCGCCGGCGAGGGATTCCCCCGCGGCGTGCCGGACACCACCACCCTGTGGCACCGCGTCGCCCTGGAGCACACCGACGAACCCGGCCGCTGGGACGACGTCGTGCCCGTGGGCGAGGCCATGCCGTTCCCCGCGCACACCCCGTTCTTCCAGTGCATGACCACCGGCGAGCCCGTGCTGGTGCCCCGGAT encodes:
- a CDS encoding 3-hydroxyacyl-CoA dehydrogenase family protein, with protein sequence MATPLSDTPLSPLRTIAVIGLGTMGTGIAEVLAKAGREVIGVDVSEAQAARSVAALETSTARAVQRGRLTEQERTAVLARVRVSTDLRTAADADLVIEVAPESYEIKQQIFRELDSVVRPETILATGTNALSVTRLAAESARPERVLGLHFFNPAPAMKLVEVVSSVLTAPAAVTAVTELAVDLGKEPVAVGDRPGFVADGLLFGYLNQAAAMYEARYASREDIDAAMRLGCGLPMGPLALLDLIGVDTARTVLEAMYAESHDRLHAPAPLLKQLSEAGLTGRKSGRGFYTYDSPGSATVVPDALTPSSGGTGAAGREVSSVGVAGSGTMASGIAEVFAKAGYDVVLAARSEEKAQTAKARIGKSLSRSVDKGRLTAEAAARILDRITPAGSYDAFADVDLALEAVAEDLEVKQQLFATLDKVCKPGAVLATTTSSLPVVACARATSRPQDVIGMHFFNPAPAMKLVEVVRTVLTAEDVHATVREVCARIKKHAVDCGDRAGFIVNALLFPYLNNAIKMVQEHYATLDDIDAAMKLGGGYPMGPFELLDVVGLDVSLAIEKVLHREFRDPGLAPAPLLEHLVAAGCLGRKTGRGFREYARR
- a CDS encoding adenylosuccinate lyase translates to MDEELRSLTERLRRESGATAAYERLAGAAGPDELADVLTAPGQPLWARELAAFRLGLAGDRRAFETLVLLLNHRDPARCASAAHALARLGDPRTARAAAALATNELRVAYALHPVRLLVELRAPESVPALITTLQRRLRPHDPYRRVALACVDGLGALGDRRARPVLNDALAHPVLAQAAVHALARIPRQR
- a CDS encoding GNAT family N-acetyltransferase, translating into MTSPTAPAVREMTFADVGRVSEIRVRGWQRAYRGLMPQTYLDALSVAEDAERRRAGFGQGGPGVVNLVAERAGAVVGWAALGPYRDGEVLTPDAELYALYAAVEHLGTGVGRALLGAAARRAEALGHPAMRLWVLRDNVAARRFYARAGLPADGAEESFVVAGVAVPEVRHGGGLPLKGPLATVV
- a CDS encoding alpha/beta hydrolase; the protein is MNTRAAVLCAAAAVVAGTVTAVPAGASPSHPASPVSAPFSGSGSAAKPAWKSCGIADRPALQCASLKVPLDHTRPDGRQITLALSRVPHTAKTYQGPLLVNPGGPGGQGLSLAGFVASALPKAVAAQYDVIGFDPRGVGRSTPALNCRPGHFAPVRPDSVPLTEAIERAGLQRARSFAEACGKKYADVLPYIDTIDAVRDMDAIRAAVGAERLNYFGYSYGTYLGAVYAKLYPQRVRRLVLDSIVDPTGVWYEDNLTQDLAFNDRHRALMAWIARHDKAYKLGADPERVEAKWYAMRAALGKEPAGGKVGASELEDTFMPGGYYNGYWPHLAEAFAAYVNAANTAPLVEAYENFAAVDAAGDNGYSVYTAVQCRDSSWPGDWDEWRSDNWSVHAKAPFMTWNNAWYNAPCAFWPTRPQTAPNVVNGDLPPVLLFQATNDAATPFEGGATVHALLRGSSLVVEEGGQNHGITLSGNACLDKHLAAYLADGVVPRGSGEADAVCPAQPDPEPLDSKVAQRSAHGTTLHGLLGFRG
- a CDS encoding Rv2578c family radical SAM protein encodes the protein MRWENLAVETRHDRPADAALFGADTVTTRTFDTPEFAGITFHEVRARSVLNRVPGASRMPFEWTVNPYRGCTHACVYCFARRTHSYLDLDTGIGFDTQIVVKVNAPDVLRRQLASPRWTGEHVAMGTNVDCYQRAEGRYRLMPGILSALRDRANPFSILTKGTLILRDLDLLRQSAEVTDVGVSVSVGFTDTDLWRTVEPGTPAPQRRLDVVRTLTDHGIGCGVLMAPVIPFLGDEPAQLRATVRAIAAAGATSVTPLALHLRPGAREWFMAWLGQHHPHLVRRYERLYADGAYAPKWYQRRITRQVHELAEEYGIGPTRTGTPRRIRPPAPAEAPAAPGPTQLTLL
- a CDS encoding SRPBCC family protein, producing the protein MAQVEATTERVVAADPDKVFDTIADYSGTRGKLLTEHFSEYEVREGGDGEGTLVHWKLQATSKRVRDCLLEVSEPADGELVEKDRNSSMVTVWRVTPAGEGASRVVVTTTWNGAGGIGGFFEKTFAPKGLGRIYDAVLANLAAEVEK